In Streptomyces sp. NBC_01551, one DNA window encodes the following:
- a CDS encoding glycoside hydrolase family 18 protein, translating to MRRSMLGRMAVAACSLSLLTAFAPAAGAHGDAGHDRAYKKVGYFTQWGVYGRDFQVQDLDANGSAAKLTHINYAFGNVSADGKCFTGNVPGEADAWADYVRPLDAANSVDGVADDAAQPLAGNFNQLRELKAKHPKLKVLISLGGWSWSTHFSDAALTPASRKAFVASCIDLYIKGNLPQDGARGGAGAAAGVFDGIDLDWEWPGSAGDTDTKFRPEDKRNFAELVKEFRTQLDAYGRGQKRKTTYELTAFVPTAPAKIDAGFDVRRIMRDLDFVTLQGYDFHVSGERTTAQQSALYARGDFSVDGTVEAWRERGAPAHKLVMGMPFYGQGWTGVSGGGDGMGQPAAGPAPATWAAGYEDYKALKALAGSGAYEVYRDRRGGHAWLFDGSTLWTYDDPQVLRTKSRYVRENGLGGAMFWSLDADTADGELMTAVDQGLRGGR from the coding sequence ATGCGCCGCAGCATGCTCGGCAGGATGGCCGTCGCCGCCTGTTCCCTCTCCCTGCTGACCGCCTTCGCGCCCGCCGCCGGCGCGCACGGCGACGCGGGCCACGACCGCGCGTACAAGAAGGTCGGGTACTTCACCCAATGGGGCGTCTACGGACGGGACTTCCAGGTCCAGGACCTAGACGCGAACGGCTCCGCCGCGAAGCTCACCCACATCAACTACGCCTTCGGCAACGTCAGCGCGGACGGCAAGTGCTTCACGGGCAACGTCCCGGGCGAGGCCGACGCGTGGGCCGACTACGTGCGCCCGCTGGACGCCGCGAACTCCGTCGACGGGGTCGCCGACGACGCGGCGCAGCCCCTCGCCGGCAACTTCAACCAGCTGCGCGAGCTCAAGGCCAAGCACCCGAAGCTCAAGGTGCTGATCTCGCTCGGCGGCTGGAGCTGGTCCACGCACTTCTCGGACGCGGCGCTCACCCCGGCCTCCCGCAAGGCCTTCGTGGCGTCCTGCATCGACCTCTACATCAAGGGGAACCTGCCGCAGGACGGCGCCCGGGGCGGCGCGGGCGCGGCGGCGGGCGTCTTCGACGGCATCGACCTCGACTGGGAGTGGCCCGGCTCGGCCGGTGACACCGACACGAAGTTCCGGCCGGAGGACAAGCGCAACTTCGCGGAGCTGGTCAAGGAGTTCCGTACGCAGCTCGACGCGTACGGGCGCGGCCAGAAGCGGAAGACGACGTACGAGCTGACGGCCTTCGTCCCCACCGCCCCCGCGAAGATCGACGCGGGCTTCGACGTCCGCCGGATCATGCGCGACCTCGACTTCGTGACCCTCCAGGGCTACGACTTCCACGTCTCCGGCGAGAGGACGACGGCCCAGCAGTCGGCGCTGTACGCCCGGGGCGACTTCAGCGTCGACGGCACGGTCGAGGCCTGGCGGGAGCGCGGGGCGCCCGCGCACAAGCTGGTGATGGGCATGCCGTTCTACGGTCAGGGCTGGACCGGGGTCAGCGGGGGCGGCGACGGCATGGGGCAGCCGGCCGCGGGCCCGGCGCCGGCCACCTGGGCGGCGGGGTACGAGGACTACAAGGCGCTGAAGGCCCTGGCCGGTTCGGGCGCGTACGAGGTCTACCGCGACCGGCGCGGCGGCCACGCCTGGCTGTTCGACGGCAGCACCCTGTGGACGTACGACGACCCGCAGGTGCTCCGCACCAAGAGCCGGTACGTACGGGAGAACGGCCTCGGCGGCGCCATGTTCTGGTCGCTGGACGCCGACACGGCGGACGGCGAGCTGATGACGGCCGTGGACCAGGGCCTGCGGGGCGGCCGCTGA
- a CDS encoding PfkB family carbohydrate kinase, with protein MSSASATSAPSAAAASAAFAIPAEPPLRGAAEGTVAHGACSGDTLNAPPAPCASRESAAGASAAPAASVGPFAVAVSAAPVRYDVLVLGEVLVEVHAEAPLRGAVDGTAARVSYSGDALNAAAAAAAAGARTALLAVVGDDELSVPLLRRAADLGIDVSHVRHAPRPNGAYLLASDPEGDRAFVYWRTHSAGSTLSTRHIASWRELLTGSTALITSGITGALSPTSRDAVLAAARAVHAAGGHLSYDPNFRPRLAGRAEARELLARIAPLTGLLKSSCPADARALVDTGDPRTAAARYRALGARAVAVTAGADRLLLDEGAGEPAYHPVPPNPHPVDATGAGDCFTGTATARIALGDTLADAVAYGTAAASLSVSGRGGTGRIPAFHETAALAAAHRGAR; from the coding sequence GTGTCGTCGGCGTCGGCTACCTCCGCCCCGTCTGCGGCGGCGGCCTCGGCCGCGTTCGCCATCCCCGCAGAGCCCCCGCTGCGGGGCGCCGCCGAAGGGACCGTCGCGCACGGCGCCTGCTCCGGGGACACGCTCAACGCGCCGCCCGCGCCGTGCGCATCCCGCGAGTCGGCGGCCGGGGCCTCAGCCGCCCCCGCCGCCTCCGTGGGCCCGTTCGCGGTAGCCGTCTCCGCGGCCCCGGTTCGGTACGACGTGCTCGTGCTCGGGGAGGTGCTCGTCGAGGTCCATGCCGAGGCTCCGTTGAGGGGCGCCGTCGACGGGACCGCCGCGCGGGTCTCCTACTCCGGGGACGCGCTCAACGCGGCGGCCGCCGCGGCTGCCGCCGGGGCGCGGACCGCGCTCCTCGCCGTCGTCGGAGACGACGAGCTGAGCGTGCCGCTGCTGCGCCGGGCCGCCGACCTCGGCATCGACGTCTCCCACGTGCGCCACGCCCCGCGCCCCAACGGCGCCTACCTGCTCGCCTCCGACCCCGAAGGCGACCGCGCGTTCGTCTACTGGCGCACCCACAGCGCCGGATCCACCCTCTCGACCCGGCACATCGCCTCCTGGCGCGAGCTGCTGACCGGCTCCACCGCCCTGATCACCAGCGGGATCACCGGCGCCCTGTCCCCGACCAGCCGTGACGCCGTGCTGGCCGCCGCCCGGGCCGTGCACGCGGCCGGCGGGCACCTCTCGTACGACCCCAACTTCCGCCCCCGGCTCGCCGGCCGGGCCGAGGCCCGGGAGCTGCTGGCCCGCATCGCCCCGCTGACCGGGCTGCTCAAGAGCTCCTGCCCGGCCGACGCGCGGGCCCTGGTCGACACCGGCGACCCCCGCACCGCCGCCGCCCGCTACCGCGCACTCGGCGCCCGCGCGGTCGCCGTCACCGCCGGCGCCGACCGGCTGTTGCTGGACGAGGGCGCGGGGGAGCCGGCGTACCACCCCGTACCGCCGAACCCCCACCCGGTCGACGCGACCGGCGCCGGGGACTGCTTCACCGGCACCGCCACCGCCCGGATCGCCCTGGGGGACACCCTCGCGGACGCCGTGGCCTACGGGACGGCCGCCGCCTCCCTCTCCGTGTCCGGGCGCGGCGGCACCGGCCGGATTCCCGCCTTCCACGAGACGGCGGCCCTGGCGGCGGCCCACCGGGGAGCCCGCTGA
- a CDS encoding GMC oxidoreductase, whose product MSDPSIPPNDSKGFSRRGFIARTSSILGAVALAGHTTAATARAATAAAPIETGAQVPALIIGTGYGGSVAALRLAQAGVDVHMIEMGMAWDTPGSDGKIFANTTKPDYRSFWLRTRTKAPISNFLGFPIDKDVPRYTGILDAEDFNGITVYQGRGVGGGSLVNGGMAVTPQRERFGAVLPSVDPTEMYDVYYPRANAGLGVSNVDQAWWETAPCYQYARVGRKHAQRSGFPFVFVPNVYDWDYMKKEAAGTVPKSSLDGEVLYGNNYGKKSVQKTYLAQAKATGRVTISPLHKVTSVAPAAGGGYTVVIDQINTTGDTTATKTVTADRVFFAAGSVGTSKLLVRLKATGLLPNLNGEVGKGWGDNGNVMCGRANHMWDATGKLQASMPTAGIDNWDAGGAFAEVAPLPTGIETYASLYLSITKNPNRAEFSWNAATGTVDLSWQRAWKQPAIDMAKSIFDKINSKEGTIYRSDLFGGGRVWGDHLTYHPLGGAVLNKATDNYGRLHGYSGLYVIDGALVPGNTSVNPFVTITALAERNIEKIIATDL is encoded by the coding sequence ATGAGTGATCCTTCCATACCCCCCAACGACTCCAAAGGCTTCTCCCGACGAGGATTCATCGCTAGAACAAGTTCCATTCTCGGAGCGGTGGCCCTCGCCGGGCACACCACCGCCGCCACCGCCCGCGCGGCCACCGCCGCCGCCCCGATCGAGACCGGGGCGCAGGTACCGGCGCTGATCATCGGCACCGGCTACGGCGGCTCCGTCGCCGCCCTCCGCCTCGCCCAGGCCGGCGTCGACGTACACATGATCGAGATGGGCATGGCCTGGGACACCCCGGGTTCGGACGGCAAGATCTTCGCCAACACCACCAAGCCGGACTACCGCTCCTTCTGGCTCCGCACCAGGACCAAGGCCCCCATCAGCAACTTCCTGGGCTTCCCGATCGACAAGGACGTCCCGCGCTACACCGGGATCCTGGACGCCGAGGACTTCAACGGCATCACGGTCTACCAGGGCCGCGGCGTCGGCGGCGGTTCGCTGGTCAACGGCGGTATGGCGGTCACCCCGCAGCGCGAGCGGTTCGGCGCCGTCCTGCCCTCCGTCGACCCCACCGAGATGTACGACGTCTACTACCCGCGCGCCAACGCCGGGCTCGGGGTCAGCAACGTCGACCAGGCCTGGTGGGAGACGGCGCCCTGCTACCAGTACGCCCGGGTCGGCCGCAAGCACGCCCAGCGCTCCGGCTTCCCCTTCGTCTTCGTGCCCAACGTGTACGACTGGGACTACATGAAGAAGGAGGCGGCCGGCACCGTCCCCAAGTCCTCGCTGGACGGCGAGGTCCTGTACGGCAACAACTACGGCAAGAAGTCCGTCCAGAAGACCTACCTCGCCCAGGCCAAGGCCACCGGCAGGGTCACCATCTCCCCACTGCACAAGGTCACTTCGGTCGCTCCGGCGGCCGGCGGCGGCTACACGGTCGTCATCGACCAGATCAACACCACCGGTGACACGACGGCCACCAAGACCGTCACCGCCGACCGGGTGTTCTTCGCCGCCGGCAGCGTCGGCACCAGCAAGCTGCTGGTCAGGCTGAAGGCGACCGGTCTGCTGCCCAACCTCAACGGCGAGGTCGGCAAGGGCTGGGGCGACAACGGCAACGTCATGTGCGGCCGCGCCAACCACATGTGGGACGCGACCGGGAAGCTCCAGGCGTCCATGCCCACGGCCGGCATCGACAACTGGGACGCGGGCGGCGCCTTCGCCGAGGTGGCCCCACTGCCCACCGGCATCGAGACGTACGCCTCGCTGTACCTGTCGATCACCAAGAACCCGAACCGCGCCGAGTTCTCCTGGAACGCGGCGACGGGGACCGTGGACCTGAGCTGGCAGAGGGCGTGGAAGCAGCCCGCCATCGACATGGCCAAGTCCATCTTCGACAAGATCAACTCGAAGGAGGGGACGATCTACCGCAGCGACCTCTTCGGCGGCGGCAGGGTCTGGGGCGACCACCTCACCTACCACCCGCTCGGCGGCGCGGTGCTGAACAAGGCCACCGACAACTACGGGCGCCTGCACGGCTACAGCGGTCTGTACGTGATCGACGGCGCGCTGGTCCCCGGAAACACCAGCGTGAACCCGTTCGTCACCATCACCGCGCTCGCGGAACGCAACATCGAGAAGATCATCGCCACCGACCTGTAG
- a CDS encoding serpin family protein, with product MDNTTVRAVNRLTARWAGRTVTGERDSVLTAAGVWPLLALLADGAGGPAREELAGALGIPAGSAAKAARELLGALAGVRGLQAATGLWAKAGLALEERWLAELPQGARGELSGDTEADTKSLDAWASERTGGLIEKMPVELGEETLLVLASALALRLTWADTFTE from the coding sequence ATGGACAACACGACGGTACGGGCGGTCAACCGGCTCACCGCCCGCTGGGCCGGCCGGACGGTGACGGGCGAGCGGGACTCGGTGCTCACGGCGGCCGGTGTCTGGCCCCTGCTGGCCCTCCTCGCGGACGGCGCGGGCGGCCCGGCGCGCGAGGAACTGGCCGGAGCCCTGGGCATACCCGCGGGCTCGGCGGCGAAGGCCGCGCGGGAGCTGCTGGGCGCGCTGGCCGGCGTACGGGGCCTCCAGGCCGCGACGGGGCTCTGGGCCAAGGCCGGGCTCGCGCTGGAGGAGCGCTGGCTGGCGGAACTCCCGCAGGGCGCGCGGGGCGAGCTGTCGGGCGACACCGAGGCGGACACCAAGTCCCTTGACGCGTGGGCGTCGGAGCGGACGGGCGGACTGATCGAGAAGATGCCGGTCGAGCTCGGCGAGGAGACGCTGCTGGTGCTGGCGTCGGCGCTCGCGCTGCGGCTGACGTGGGCGGACACCTTCACCGAGTGA
- a CDS encoding bifunctional 4-hydroxy-2-oxoglutarate aldolase/2-dehydro-3-deoxy-phosphogluconate aldolase: MSCHPYEVIAAQRLLPVLRDPDADDSVRRTTALLAAGCRAVELTTSTPGWAEAVVRTAPLADAAGRPALIGVGTVTTAAQARAALDAGAAFLISPYPAPEVRAYAAERGAVFIEGGFTPGEIAAAARGAGAAKVFPAHVGGPAFLRSLKAVLPTALLIPTGGITPAEVPAWLAAGAAAVGIGSGLPTAPSDLTAVFADLALPCCPTCTADTEPR; encoded by the coding sequence TTGTCCTGTCATCCCTACGAGGTGATAGCCGCCCAGCGTCTGCTGCCGGTGCTGCGCGACCCCGACGCGGACGACTCCGTACGCCGGACCACCGCCCTGCTGGCCGCGGGGTGCCGCGCGGTCGAACTGACCACCTCCACCCCCGGCTGGGCCGAGGCCGTCGTTCGCACGGCGCCGCTCGCCGACGCCGCGGGCCGCCCGGCCCTGATCGGCGTCGGCACCGTCACCACCGCCGCGCAGGCGCGGGCCGCGCTGGACGCGGGCGCGGCGTTCCTGATCTCCCCGTACCCGGCTCCCGAGGTCCGGGCGTACGCCGCCGAGCGCGGGGCCGTCTTCATCGAGGGCGGATTCACCCCCGGCGAGATCGCCGCCGCCGCGCGGGGCGCGGGCGCCGCGAAGGTCTTCCCCGCCCACGTCGGCGGCCCGGCGTTCCTCCGCTCCCTCAAGGCCGTCCTGCCCACCGCGCTGCTCATCCCGACCGGGGGCATCACACCCGCCGAAGTCCCCGCCTGGCTCGCCGCCGGGGCGGCCGCCGTCGGCATCGGCAGCGGCCTCCCGACCGCCCCGTCCGACCTCACCGCCGTCTTCGCGGACCTGGCCCTACCGTGCTGCCCGACATGCACGGCCGACACGGAGCCCCGATGA
- a CDS encoding N,N-dimethylformamidase beta subunit family domain-containing protein yields MDQEHIPGDADGAGRRRFLAIATGAATAAGLGAVGGCADGDAEGPLKGPGKGPAPSGSAPGAAAGKAGPRGLDVKAENARPGKADWTVTKAGPARAIEGFADKVSVLPGESFGLHVSTTAPRFTVSAYRMGWYGGARARLVWRSEALPGVRQPEPTVDPGTRTVRTRWARTATVETKDWPEGSYLLRLDAQGGEGQRFVPLTVRSASTSGRTVVVNAVATWQAYNRWGGYGSYDGPSGGYASRSLAVTFDRPYEYDDGAGLFLTYEAPLIALAERLGIPLAYATTTDVAREKRLLEGAAAVLSLGHDEYWSPEQRAHFTAARDAGTNIAILGANCCFRRIRLEPSDLGPDRTLVCYKSSYEQDPGFKRGHPATVDFRSAPGADPESSLLGVIYDGYPVDAPYVVTNPGHWLFEGTGVQAGDRFAHLVGVEYDKVNTGFPTPRPIEILAHSPVVCEGRPSHQDTAYYSAPSGAGVFATGTMRWVEALDATGDGSGGRNHGLDARSGALTTRVTENLLRVFAAGPAGRTHPARDNVKTVYAGSGS; encoded by the coding sequence ATGGATCAAGAGCACATACCCGGGGACGCCGACGGCGCGGGCAGGCGGCGGTTTCTCGCGATCGCGACGGGCGCGGCCACGGCAGCTGGGCTCGGGGCGGTCGGCGGATGCGCGGACGGGGACGCAGAGGGGCCGCTCAAGGGGCCCGGCAAGGGGCCGGCGCCGAGCGGCTCGGCGCCCGGGGCGGCCGCCGGCAAGGCGGGACCCCGGGGGCTCGACGTCAAGGCCGAGAACGCCCGGCCGGGGAAAGCCGACTGGACCGTGACCAAGGCGGGCCCGGCCCGCGCCATCGAGGGCTTCGCGGACAAGGTCAGCGTCCTGCCCGGAGAGTCGTTCGGCCTGCACGTGTCCACCACCGCGCCCCGGTTCACCGTCTCCGCCTACCGGATGGGCTGGTACGGCGGCGCCCGCGCCCGGCTGGTGTGGCGTTCCGAGGCACTGCCCGGGGTCCGGCAGCCGGAGCCCACGGTGGACCCGGGGACGCGTACGGTCCGCACCCGCTGGGCCCGTACCGCCACGGTCGAGACCAAGGACTGGCCGGAGGGCAGCTACCTGCTGCGGCTCGACGCGCAGGGCGGCGAGGGCCAACGGTTCGTGCCGCTCACCGTGCGCTCGGCGTCGACGTCCGGCCGCACCGTCGTGGTGAACGCGGTGGCCACCTGGCAGGCGTACAACCGGTGGGGCGGCTACGGCAGTTACGACGGCCCCAGCGGCGGGTACGCCTCGCGCTCGCTGGCGGTGACGTTCGACCGGCCCTACGAGTACGACGACGGCGCGGGCCTCTTCCTCACCTACGAGGCCCCGCTGATCGCGCTCGCCGAACGGCTCGGCATACCCCTCGCGTACGCGACGACCACCGACGTGGCCCGGGAGAAGCGGCTGCTGGAGGGCGCGGCGGCGGTCCTCTCGCTCGGCCACGACGAGTACTGGTCCCCGGAGCAGCGGGCGCACTTCACGGCCGCCCGGGACGCCGGCACCAACATCGCGATCCTGGGCGCGAACTGCTGCTTCCGCCGGATCCGGCTGGAGCCCTCCGACCTCGGCCCGGACCGGACGCTGGTCTGCTACAAGTCCTCCTACGAGCAGGACCCGGGGTTCAAACGGGGCCATCCGGCCACGGTCGACTTCCGCTCCGCGCCCGGGGCCGACCCGGAGAGCTCGCTGCTCGGCGTGATCTACGACGGGTACCCGGTCGACGCCCCGTACGTGGTGACCAACCCGGGGCACTGGCTGTTCGAGGGCACCGGCGTGCAGGCGGGCGACCGCTTCGCGCATCTGGTGGGTGTGGAGTACGACAAGGTCAACACCGGTTTCCCGACGCCCCGGCCGATCGAGATCCTGGCGCACTCCCCGGTGGTGTGCGAAGGCCGCCCGAGCCATCAGGACACGGCCTACTATTCGGCGCCGAGCGGGGCGGGCGTCTTCGCGACGGGGACGATGCGGTGGGTGGAGGCGCTGGACGCCACGGGCGACGGCTCCGGCGGGCGCAACCACGGCCTGGACGCGCGGTCGGGGGCGCTGACCACCCGCGTGACGGAGAACCTGCTGCGCGTCTTCGCGGCGGGTCCGGCCGGGCGCACGCATCCGGCGCGGGACAACGTCAAGACGGTGTACGCGGGCTCGGGCTCGTAG
- a CDS encoding carboxymuconolactone decarboxylase family protein encodes MKIDIPEGQHPIEYVWGDMVPGIGMAAANFSLSVYAHTTLGLREFEAARLRVAQINGCVFCLDWRTERDGEKVEEEFADAVTEWRTTDAFDDRTRLAAEYAERYTLDHHGLDDEFWGRMTARYNQLEIVELTMSIGSWLAFGRLNHVLGLDSVCVLPGH; translated from the coding sequence ATGAAGATCGACATTCCCGAGGGCCAGCACCCGATCGAATACGTCTGGGGCGACATGGTCCCCGGCATCGGGATGGCCGCCGCCAACTTCTCGCTGTCCGTCTACGCCCACACCACCCTGGGGCTGCGCGAGTTCGAGGCCGCGCGGCTGCGGGTCGCCCAGATCAACGGGTGCGTCTTCTGCCTGGACTGGCGCACCGAGCGCGACGGGGAGAAGGTCGAGGAGGAGTTCGCCGACGCCGTGACCGAGTGGCGCACCACCGACGCCTTCGACGACCGCACGCGGCTCGCCGCCGAGTACGCCGAGCGCTACACCCTCGATCACCACGGGCTCGACGACGAGTTCTGGGGCCGGATGACCGCCCGCTACAACCAGCTGGAGATCGTGGAGCTGACGATGAGCATCGGTTCCTGGCTGGCCTTCGGCCGGCTCAACCACGTGCTCGGCCTCGACAGCGTGTGCGTCCTGCCCGGGCACTGA
- a CDS encoding VOC family protein produces MSVQLNHTIIHSRDNRESAEFLARVLGLELGAEWGPFIPVETANGVTLDFATIPAESITPQHYAFLISEAEFDAAFEQIRSAGVAYFADPQQKRPNEINHNDGGRGVYFLDPAGHAMEIITRPYGYQESPAG; encoded by the coding sequence ATGTCAGTACAGCTGAACCACACGATCATCCACTCCCGTGACAACCGGGAGTCCGCCGAATTCCTGGCGCGCGTCCTCGGCCTCGAACTCGGGGCGGAATGGGGCCCCTTCATCCCGGTCGAGACGGCCAACGGCGTCACCCTGGACTTCGCCACCATCCCGGCCGAGTCCATCACGCCCCAGCACTACGCGTTCCTGATCTCCGAGGCGGAGTTCGACGCGGCGTTCGAGCAGATCCGGTCGGCGGGGGTGGCGTACTTCGCCGACCCGCAGCAGAAGCGGCCGAACGAGATCAACCACAACGACGGCGGCCGGGGCGTCTACTTCTTGGACCCGGCGGGCCACGCGATGGAGATCATCACCCGCCCGTACGGATACCAGGAGAGCCCGGCCGGATAG
- a CDS encoding dihydrodipicolinate reductase: MISTVVWGTGNVGRAAIRAVEAHPALKLTAVLVHNPDKTGRDAGELAGLDYPLGVAATDAVDAVLAARPDAVVYAASGDTRPDDALADIARAIRAGAVVVSPALYPLYDQRNAPPEFRDPVIAAIAEGGGSLFASGVDPGWGNDVLPLLISGLATTVDVIRCQEIFDYSTYDQPDSVRYLVGMGQPMDFEPMMLMPSIPTMVWGGQIRLMARALGVELDEIRETSERRALDATVTTRTMGEFEAGTQGAIRFEVRGIVEGEPRIVIEHVTRIHPSCAPDWPTPPDGAGAHRVIIEGRPRIEVTVEATDEGENRSAGGNATAVGRLVGAIDWLMEAEPGIYDALDVPLRPAVGKLGRKQP, from the coding sequence ATGATTTCCACGGTGGTCTGGGGTACCGGGAATGTCGGCCGTGCGGCGATCCGTGCCGTCGAGGCCCACCCGGCACTCAAACTCACGGCAGTACTCGTCCACAACCCCGACAAGACCGGCCGCGACGCCGGCGAACTCGCCGGGCTCGACTACCCCCTGGGCGTCGCGGCGACCGACGCCGTCGACGCCGTGCTCGCGGCCCGCCCCGACGCCGTCGTCTACGCGGCCTCCGGCGACACCCGCCCAGACGACGCCCTCGCCGACATCGCCCGGGCGATCCGGGCCGGCGCGGTCGTCGTCAGCCCCGCCCTGTACCCGCTCTACGACCAGCGCAACGCCCCGCCGGAGTTCCGGGATCCGGTGATCGCCGCCATCGCGGAGGGCGGCGGCTCGCTGTTCGCCTCCGGTGTCGACCCGGGCTGGGGCAACGACGTACTGCCGCTGCTGATCAGCGGACTGGCCACGACCGTCGACGTGATCCGCTGCCAGGAGATCTTCGACTACTCCACCTACGACCAACCCGACTCGGTCCGCTACCTCGTCGGCATGGGCCAGCCCATGGACTTCGAGCCGATGATGCTGATGCCCTCGATCCCGACCATGGTGTGGGGCGGGCAGATACGGCTGATGGCCCGGGCCCTCGGCGTCGAACTCGACGAGATCCGCGAGACGTCCGAGCGGCGCGCGCTCGACGCGACCGTGACCACGCGGACGATGGGTGAGTTCGAGGCCGGCACCCAGGGCGCCATCCGCTTCGAGGTGCGGGGCATCGTCGAGGGCGAACCACGCATCGTCATCGAGCACGTCACCCGCATCCACCCGTCCTGCGCGCCGGACTGGCCCACACCGCCCGACGGGGCCGGGGCGCACCGAGTGATCATCGAGGGCCGCCCCCGTATCGAGGTCACGGTCGAGGCCACCGACGAGGGCGAGAACCGCTCCGCGGGCGGGAACGCCACCGCGGTCGGCCGCCTGGTGGGCGCCATCGACTGGCTGATGGAAGCGGAACCCGGAATCTACGACGCGCTGGACGTCCCGCTGCGTCCCGCGGTCGGCAAACTCGGAAGGAAGCAGCCATGA
- a CDS encoding IclR family transcriptional regulator — protein sequence MSTDADSPAARAGRTSAAGSALEKSLRILEAVAAPGGPHRLTDVTAAAAVAKSSTFRILASLIEQGFVRPEPDSRYGVGPRLRGLSALVSAGEPADVERILDELRQATGQTVHLALHTGETITYIRKLESDQPFRTASRVGMRMPLHTTAIGKGILAHLPAEEVRELISATGLPGRTPHSLTTPEALRAELEAVRARGFAVDDEENEPTIRCVGAPVLGPTGRPVGGVSVTTVTFLVSREQIEAYAPALRAATQALAPLL from the coding sequence ATGTCAACGGACGCAGACAGCCCCGCCGCCCGCGCCGGCCGGACCTCGGCGGCCGGCTCCGCGCTGGAGAAGTCCCTGCGGATCCTGGAGGCCGTCGCGGCCCCCGGCGGCCCGCACCGGCTCACCGACGTGACGGCGGCGGCCGCGGTGGCGAAGTCCAGCACGTTCCGCATCCTCGCCTCCCTCATCGAGCAGGGCTTCGTCCGGCCGGAACCGGACAGCCGGTACGGCGTCGGCCCCCGGCTCCGCGGGCTGTCCGCCCTGGTCTCCGCCGGGGAGCCGGCGGACGTGGAGCGGATCCTCGACGAGCTCCGGCAGGCCACCGGGCAGACGGTGCACCTGGCGCTGCACACCGGGGAGACCATCACGTACATCCGGAAGCTGGAGAGCGACCAGCCCTTCCGGACGGCCTCCCGCGTCGGCATGCGCATGCCGCTGCACACGACGGCGATCGGCAAGGGCATCCTGGCCCACCTGCCCGCCGAGGAGGTACGGGAGCTGATCTCCGCCACCGGTCTGCCGGGCCGCACACCGCACTCGCTGACCACCCCGGAAGCGCTGCGGGCCGAGCTGGAGGCCGTCCGCGCCCGGGGGTTCGCCGTGGACGACGAGGAGAACGAGCCCACCATCCGCTGCGTCGGCGCGCCGGTCCTCGGCCCGACGGGCCGGCCGGTCGGCGGCGTGTCCGTCACCACCGTCACCTTCCTGGTCTCCCGCGAGCAGATCGAGGCCTACGCACCGGCCCTGCGGGCGGCTACGCAGGCTCTGGCTCCGCTCCTGTGA
- a CDS encoding aldo/keto reductase: MTLNPLTASAAGTWRLGDLTVNRMGFGAMRLTHLADGSPSDRDRVTGVLRKAVELGVNHIDTAAFYFSPLRSANELINSALAPYGDELVITTKVGPGRGPGGDWWWATPGQLRGQVEENLRQLGRDHLDVVNLRIPPSQADGSLAEHFGALAELRAAGLIRHLGISNVSPAQFAEALAIAPVVCVQNAYGIGSPAEDHAFLDACGEQGVAFVPFFAIAGSGKEAGVVSEEAERVRSLAKERGVSAAQLRLAWTLNRGTHVLAIPGTGNPDHLAENIAAGALRLSAEEIALLEAA, from the coding sequence ATGACCTTGAACCCCCTCACCGCGAGCGCCGCGGGCACCTGGCGACTCGGCGACCTCACCGTCAACCGCATGGGCTTCGGCGCGATGCGCCTCACGCACCTCGCCGACGGCTCCCCCAGCGACCGCGACCGCGTCACCGGCGTGCTGCGCAAGGCCGTCGAGCTCGGGGTCAACCACATCGACACCGCCGCCTTCTACTTCTCCCCGCTGCGCTCCGCCAACGAGCTGATCAACAGCGCCCTCGCCCCGTACGGCGACGAGCTCGTCATCACCACCAAGGTAGGGCCGGGCCGCGGCCCGGGCGGCGACTGGTGGTGGGCCACGCCCGGGCAGCTGCGCGGGCAGGTCGAGGAGAACCTGCGCCAGCTGGGCCGCGACCACCTGGACGTGGTCAACCTGCGCATCCCGCCCAGCCAGGCGGACGGTTCGCTCGCCGAGCACTTCGGGGCGCTCGCCGAGCTGCGCGCCGCCGGGCTGATCCGGCACCTGGGCATCTCCAACGTCAGCCCCGCCCAGTTCGCGGAGGCGCTGGCCATCGCGCCCGTGGTGTGCGTGCAGAACGCGTACGGGATCGGGTCCCCGGCCGAGGACCACGCGTTCCTGGACGCGTGCGGGGAACAGGGCGTGGCCTTCGTGCCGTTCTTCGCGATCGCGGGCTCCGGCAAGGAGGCGGGGGTGGTCTCGGAGGAAGCCGAGCGGGTGCGGTCCCTCGCCAAGGAGCGCGGGGTGTCGGCCGCGCAGCTGCGGCTGGCCTGGACGCTGAACCGGGGGACTCACGTCCTGGCCATCCCGGGCACCGGGAACCCGGACCACCTGGCCGAGAACATCGCCGCGGGCGCGCTGCGGCTCTCCGCCGAGGAGATCGCGCTGCTCGAAGCAGCGTAG